A region from the Benincasa hispida cultivar B227 chromosome 12, ASM972705v1, whole genome shotgun sequence genome encodes:
- the LOC120068057 gene encoding B3 domain-containing protein At1g05920-like: MGMELGLPDLNKLCIPRRRSSSAAGKKEQHLAESSKPPISMLEAAVVLMAIANSVSDVESFCNCELKKYENTHKRKNPPTTAATKKPPRKKRARQSKFPSIPEMPAAMRDRIVEMGGYEINLVIQKQLQDTDLNKNLGRLSLPQKKLLFDFATEEERRLLSQQENKNKKGLNVVIMDHVLEERNICLKKWKIGSGDVYCLMTQWNAFVKERGLKSGDHIQLWSFRKDDENEGGFRLCFAMVKLIHGCD; encoded by the coding sequence ATGGGAATGGAGCTTGGTCTTCCTGATTTGAACAAACTTTGCATACCTCGGAGAAGGAGCTCTTCCGCTGCCGGAAAGAAAGAACAACACTTAGCTGAAAGCTCCAAACCCCCAATCTCCATGTTGGAGGCTGCGGTTGTTCTTATGGCCATTGCAAACTCTGTTTCCGATGTCGAAAGCTTCTGCAATTGTGAACtcaaaaaatatgaaaacacCCACAAAAGGAAGAACCCTCCTACGACGGCTGCTACTAAGAAACCACCGAGGAAGAAGAGGGCAAGGCAGAGCAAATTCCCGTCGATTCCTGAGATGCCGGCGGCGATGAGAGACCGAATCGTGGAGATGGGTGGCTACGAAATTAATCTGGTGATTCAGAAACAACTTCAAGATACGGATTTAAACAAGAATCTTGGACGTTTGTCCCTCCCACAAAAGAAACTGTTGTTCGATTTCGCAACAGAGGAGGAGAGGAGGTTGCTGAGCCAACAAGAAAATAAGAACAAGAAAGGGTTGAATGTAGTGATAATGGAtcatgttcttgaagaaagaaaCATTTGTTTGAAGAAGTGGAAGATCGGGAGTGGAGATGTTTACTGTTTGATGACACAGTGGAATGCATTTGTGAAAGAAAGAGGATTAAAAAGTGGAGACCATATTCAACTATGGAGCTTCAGAAAAGATGATGAAAACGAGGGTGGTTTTCGTCTCTGTTTTGCAATGGTGAAGCTAATTCATGGTTGTGATTAA
- the LOC120068513 gene encoding putative B3 domain-containing protein At3g24850 yields the protein MGMWKTVESFRMGLDLPDLNEIYIPRRRRGSSGAGKKEQPKTETELPLTVLEAAAILIEMANFVSDVEPQNINTHKRKKPPTPTPTTMTKKQRKKKAKQSKYPWITEMPVAMRDRIVEMGGYGINLVIQKQLQDTDLNKNQGRLSLPAEKLLFDFTTEDEKILLSQRENKKKKGMNVLIMDDVLEERRICLKMWKIGSGDVYCLMTQWNSFVEETGLKSGEHIQIWCFRKDDEFEASRLCFAMVKLN from the coding sequence ATGGGAATGTGGAAAACGGTTGAAAGCTTCAGAATGGGTCTCGATCTTCCTGATCTAAACGAAATTTACATACCTCGGAGAAGGAGGGGATCTTCCGGCGCCGGAAAGAAAGAACAACCCAAGACTGAGACCGAACTCCCCTTGACTGTGTTGGAGGCTGCAGCTATTCTAATAGAGATGGCAAACTTTGTTTCTGATGTTGAACCGCAAAATATTAACACCCACAAAAGAAAGAAGCCTCCGACGCCAACGCCGACGACTATGACTAAGAaacagaggaagaagaaggcaaAACAGAGCAAGTATCCGTGGATTACTGAGATGCCGGTGGCGATGAGAGATCGGATTGTTGAAATGGGTGGCTACGGAATTAATCTGGTGATTCAGAAACAACTCCAAGATACGGATTTAAACAAGAATCAAGGGCGTTTATCCCTCCCAGCAGAGAAACTGTTGTTTGATTTTACAACAGAGGATGAGAAGATATTGCTGAGCCAAcgagaaaacaaaaagaaaaaagggatgAATGTATTGATAATGGATGATGTTTTAGAAGAAAGAAGGATTTGTTTGAAGATGTGGAAGATTGGAAGTGGGGATGTCTACTGTTTGATGACACAGTGGAATTCGTTTGTGGAAGAAACGGGATTGAAAAGTGGCGAACATATTCAAATTTGGTGTTTTAGAAAAGATGATGAATTTGAGGCTTCTCGTCTTTGCTTTGCCATGGTTAAGTTGAACTAA